The genomic stretch TGACTCTCACTCCTGCAGCTTATTATGAGATATAAATGTTTGCTAGTTTTGAGGTTATGGGCACTGTACTCAAGCTTAGTGAGAGCTCCTGCAGATGTTTCTCAAATATCAGGATGAAGGGGCGACGGTAGGcttgtggttagtgtgcacgtcacaggtatggaggctatagtcctctataagcgggtggcccaggttcaaatctgacctgtgtctccttccctgcatgtcattttatttgaactgtCTGTCATACATCAGTCTCAGTTCAGATCACATTATCAGATTCATCAAGAAATAGATTAAATGTCTGTAACTACAAACTTTCTGTTTTAatattactaataataataatgtgtctccttcaagagacagaaaatatgGAGACTCTATGTTTGTATAGACAtaatatatgtactgtatgtatgtatgtatgtatgtatgtatgtatgtgtgtgtatgtatgtatgtatgtgtgtgtgtgtgtgtgtgtatgtatgtatgtatgtgtgtgtgtatgtatgtatgtgtgtgtatgtatgtgtgtatgtatgtatgtgtgtgtgcgtgtgtgtgtgtgtatgtatgtatgtgtgtgtgtgtgtgtgtgtgtgtgtatgcgtgtgtgtgtatgtatgtatgtaggtatgtatgtatgtgtgtatgtgtgtgtgtgtgtacgtatgtgtgtgtatgtatgtgtatgtatgtgtgtgtgtgtgtgtgtgtatgtagccTATTTAtgtgatagatagatagatatctatctatctatctatctatctatccctctctatctatccctcCCCCCTGTCTAGTCTAACCCCGTCTAGTTTCTGTGGCTCCCCTTCAAGGGAGTCTTGTCCTACCAGCGAGGTCTTAGACCAGGCCCCCCGAGAGCGGATGGCCATGCTCACACTGTCGGGCACTGGCAGGTTGGTACAGGCCCACCACGAGCGGTTGTGCAATGCACgtggtgtttttaaacctgcacCGGAGGGGTATTCCAGCCTCCGCCGGGGACCGGAGTCCCGGGTACACAGAGCACTTACACCGTCTTTAGAAGAGAGTGAAGTAACTCTGCTGGCTCAAACGACCTCTCTTCATAACCTCGGTTTCATGAGTTTCGTGACGCAACAAAGAGTATGGAACGCACCAAAGGACAGACGCGCTCGGCATGTGCTGCTGATCAGCGCTGTCACGTCTATGACGTAATTTAAGACGTCACGTATTTTATCCAAACCATAGACTGTCCAAACCGAGGTTTTAAATAGAGGCTGAGCGAAACATCAGGATAGCCAGTTCCACGTTCCATTCAAAGAGACGTCGAAAGCGCTAAGAACTCTGGGACCTTGAGTTCCAGGGGTCAGGGCctgtctgtgtggagtttgcatgttctccctttGCAGGTGTGGGTTCACTCTGGGTTCTCCGGCTTTCTCCCACAGTCTAAAGACATGCTTGTAATGGCAATTTTTTGAATATGTTTAAATTATTGCCATTAATACACAGGTAGGGGTGCAGCTAGTGGAATACCTGTTGCTTGTCTGAGTGCTGGTCTGAACCATGAATGCTGGTGAGTCTGGTGAGTGCTGTATGTGCTCCCCATACCTGTGCCTACCCCGCCCTGTCACCTGTGCCacaatatatacacacacccCTGTGCATCCAGTGTCTCTAGTGTTGAAAATAATATATCAAGAgaccccagctcctgcagccacatgtccttgggcaagacatttaatcCTTAATTGTccccgctgcttcgtctgtggCGTATGTaggcgtatgaatgggattagttacttctgatggtctcactgcAACCTATgccatcagtttgtgaatgtgtaggtgtgacctgctgtgtaaaagcactttgagtatattgagaagattagaaaagcgctacacaagctgaagtccatttaccatttagataggacagtgggtgGAGGAAATCAGGAGTGAGAAGGGAATGAGATGTggaaaaggagctgcaggtcggacttgaaaCTTTGCAGTCACTTTGAGAACTATGGCCTCTGTAGGCCTACTTGGGGCGTGACGTGCAACCTAACTGTGAGGCCATCAGCGCCCTGGGTCAGACATCTTTATGTGTCATTTTACTGTTTTCCCATGATAAGGAACAGCCTATGTTTTCCCCCCTTAAGCTCGCTACCGCTCAAGAAAACAAAGCTGGGTTTCCTGTGataatgagtaaaaaacaaatgaaatgaaggaTAATTGTTATCTGggaaaacagagtaaaataaGAAGTATGGATATatgtccacttagggcttccataTTGATGGTAGAGccaaattgattttttttttttatgccataaaatatctaaattgtTTAAAATCCATTTCACATTGTCATATTTGTTGGGTCGATTATGAAGTCACATGACCGCGTATGGTATCAATTTTCGCCGCCATCTTTGTTAGTGGCAGTGAAGCCAGTGAGGAGCGTGAGACCCGAGGAAGAAGAGACCCGGCGGAGCTTCCTCGAGGATCAGTCCGTGTCTCAGCGCGTGTCGTCCGGGCAGCAGTAGTCATGGTTCAGACGTGCTCAGCGTACGGTTGTAAGAACCGctacaacaaagacaaagacatttcGTTCCACAAGTAGGTCcatttaaactgtgtgtgtgtctgtgtgtgctacTTAGCATTAACTGTCCGAACATGTTGAATAAGCGCTGAAGTGTACTCCTGTAGAGAACCAGAAGACAGATCACCAGTCCTCGTTTACTAATCTCCCCTTTTAAAGGTTTGGTGGTCATACTCAACAGTACTGTGGTGTTACAATTCGAGAGAAAGGTAGCTTAATCCGGCAGATTTTACTGGTTAATTCGGCTGTCAGAAAACTCACCTAAAACCATCTTACTCTGATTAATTTTAAGTTTTGCATCAAGTTCTACTGTCAGTCTCACAGCCCCCTTCCCTTTAACGTAACAAGTTAACGTTCACTGTAGTTCACGAGCGCGATACCCAAACATTACACTTTATGTCGTGTTAAAACTTaatcaaaacactttttttattgattttattttgccGAATTGTCCATGACATCCTACAAATGCATATGAAGACTTACTAACACTTCCTCAAGCGTGTTTTCCTTATCCAAATAAACGGTAATAATAAACTCCTTGACATGTAAATGGGGACTGGAGTTAGCCTGtcaagctaacgttagcttatTGGCTGACGGGGTTTGACATGTGGAGACCCCTTCACGTTTGAGGTCTGAAGTTTAACAGCAGTTTTTAATTTTTGACAGTTTTATATAAAAGTATGAAACCTGCAGATGTTGACGTTTAATTGTCAGGTGAGGTTTAATTCCCAGCAGGTTGAGAAAGGTGATGACTTGCAGGTCAAAGTTTGAAGTTGGTAAATAAATGGTCAGTGACGCAGTGACGTCCCAACTGTTTATCCTCAGGGTTTAGCTACATATTCAAATATACATTAGGAAAATCATTTAAACCTTTTGACCAAAAGGCAAATTTTAGCTAAACTGTCCTAGGAAAAAATTCAGTTCTTGGAGTTAATAATTCCATCTTTTATCCTTTACTTTTAActttatttcagctgttttcccATTATCTTAGCATATTATTAAAACTGTGAATCCTATACTTATTGATAATGATTTTATaccatttattcatttagaataagaagatatactttatttactttactttattcATCACAAGGGGAAGTTCTATTTTACTCTGTtgtgaacatgctacacacacacaggctgaaacacacatacacaaacagaaagagatgcacaaatggagagatgtcagagtgaggggggctgcacacagcgagcgctcccGTGCTGATGAGGGGTTCGCCGCCTTGCTCACGGGCACCTAGGCTGATTTTAATGGTCAATTAGGCTGTTAGAAAAGTCACtttaccagaccaatttccagacttggtctgcACTGGGACGTGACCCGGCAACCCTCTGGTTTCCAAACCAAGTCCTTACAGTACTTGCTTTCCTGTTGTTCACACTACCTtgcagctgaggtggaggtcggagcaggctgtGTATGAACGAGGACTGAATAAACCATTACCTGTAACATTAATCTACTTGTTTGACCTTTGTGCTCACTTATTTTCTAGGTCACAAGGAAGTGTAACTCACATCCTGCTTCCTAAAAAGCAGCAAAGCAAAGATAATTCATGCACACAGATgtgcaaaatgtattttgtaattATCGATCGATTGGTTAATGTCCTAGGTTTCCTCTGGCCCGTCCAGATGTTTGTGGTAAATGGGTCGCTGCGATGAGGAGGAACAACTTCAAGCCGACAAAGTACAGCAACATCTGCTCGCAGCACTTCACCAAAGACTGCTTCAAGATGGAGTGCAACAACCGAGTGCTGAAAGACAACGCTGTGCCGTCGCTCTTCACCCTCAACCTCAACATGAAGGTGAGTTCACACTTATTCAGTGGCAGGGCCCAAGGAAGATATTTTAACTAGAATTTGTAGGAGGGGGTCTGAATTTTAGTATCGGAAGTGTTCCAGTTTCCATTTGTAGTCGTGCATTTGTAGTCTTGCTTGTATTGTCCAATCACGTAACAGCAGTTATGTAGAGTACAAGTATGACATCTGCGGTACTCTGACCACAATTAATTAATCTCTGTAAACACATAGTCTCCTACAAGTGCTGCTAACAATCTGTTAtagatcaaacatttaaacttgaaCGGCAAATCTGTGAAAGTCAATTAGCATTCAGGTTTCCTGACTTCCTTGTATGcatcagaaacattttaaaagtcgcttttttctctcctcttgaggacagacctgacagagCATGACttattacattttacaaaaacaaattctgCTTCATACGGCTACGGTAAGCCAGAATGAAGCCTCGGTGTAACTTGCTATTCACAGTGAAAATGAGACtcaccagaaacagatgaacGGGCGCTTGTCCAGAAGATGTAGGGAACCGaaatgacagtgtgtgtttgttctttgtctCCCAGACTCTGGAGGATCCCTTTACCTCAGAGATCcacttccctctctctcttcctctgacgTCTGACCCCGTGGCGGCGGTGATGGAGGAGCCAGGGAGGAGCCTTCCCGACATCTGGGGCGACACGGTGTCCGTCTCCTGCGACCACAACTACACGGCAGAGGACTCAGCTCGGCAGAAGAAGCGCATCGAGCAGCTGGAGGGGCAGGTGGGGAGTctgaagaagaagctgaagaCTTTGCAGCAGAAGTGTCGGCGGCAAGAGATTCAGCTGAAGAGGCTCAAGGCGGCGTGCGTGAAGCCAAAGGCGAACCACGAGCTGCCGGCGGCGTTCGGAGAGGGATACGTGATTTTACCCAAACACATTTACCACACACTGAAAGGCAGAGAGGGACTCGTGTTGTCGGTTTGATCTGATGGCGGTCTGCTGAGCGAGGCAGTGAATCCtcgagctgagagctgaaggaATCAAGAGTTCAGCTCAAACAGGATGAGGAAAACTTAAATCTGATTTGGTGGATACACCAAACTCCGTTCAtatcttattttgttatttatttattttgggtttgtccattttttttctctttgcgGTGAAATGACTTTGAAATtcatattttgacattttgggtTTAGTTTTATCTGAGTTCTGTgctgactttatttatttatataaaaacaaaaacaaaaacaggagggTGTTGTGACTCCATGGAGTCGTCTTTGTCACCACTTGAGATAAACAAAAGCAAAGGATAgaagcaggggcgtgtccagacttttttgactttgATTTTAATGACATAACAACAATTTGTATGTTcgaagtcacaatttaaaggacTTTGAAcgtgcatgcaaactcctgctcAGTCTAACTTGCTAAGTTTTGGTCCACATTGCCAGTTTGTTCCCTGAAAGTAAGACCGAGTGCATAACTTTACTTTGCGATCTGTCTTATGAAATAAATGGTAaacagacttgagcttgtgaagctcttttctagtcttctgactaaagAGAGCTCTTTTAccccgcaggtcacacctacacattcacacactgatggtagaggctgctttgtaaaatgtccatcagaagtaactaatcacattcatacgtTAATATGCTGctgacacatcggacatgttgctgcaggagctggggattgaacctgAACTTACCGGTTGagagactctaccaactgagccacagccgcccccaagacattgaaatgtaaacaaaaatatCTGCAGCATTTGCAAACAAAAAACCTAATAGTTGGTTTAAACATAAGTCCCtcctctgacagggcaaataggGCAACTGCAGTTGAGGATTTTTGGGGTGACACCtcgggtggccaatcagatctTTAGGGGGGGCcaatgccacccctctggacacgcccctggatAGATGGTTATTCAATCGTTgttcttaaataaaaatatggatCCACTATTTAATGCCCCCTTAAGACAAAATCTaagttaataaaacattttgatgtcTGTTTATTAGAGACCTTCAGAGTTGATGGTAgattctttatttgtattttaccaTAAACAAAGCCAGGCTAAACAGATCCCACTGCTTTAAAGGTGCTCTGAAGAAGTTGGCATATGGAGTCATCAGCTTGTTTCAGCTTGGTGTCTGTAAatcaggctgtaatgtctgctgGTTGATGAATCAGATCAAAGACTCACTGCTGAGGTTCACTGTGTTCCCGCGGACTTTAGCTAACTACCGACTGTGATTCAAAACATGGAGAAATAGCCTGGGTCTCAAATTTGTCTCAAATATCCAGCGATCAGCGGTGCTCCTGGATAACTCTGCTGACGATGCATCCTGCAGGTGAAACATGAAGCTCTGCAGCACCaagctgagacaaaaaaaatgtctagaTTCAAATTGAACTGGACGAGCAAAATTCTGAGTCAGGTACAGCACTAACCTAATGTTATCCCACCTCAAGCCCTCTGCACTTAACACACAGAACTCACATTTAAGTTTCTCTTTTCAGTTAaatattagaaataaaatgtttccctGACATTGACGTTTTTCTCAAACATCCTGGTGTTGGATTTGGGAATAAAGTGTCTTCCTCTGTTTGTCCTAATAATGTTTAATGGGTataaacaccttaaaaaaaacagctttttttgcattttaatttcacaaacatgcaacaatgatctctgtgtttgttaatGTGCAATAAATTCATTAGAGGCGACTAAAATGTTGTAAAGTCCCTCTAATCAGTTCAGAGTGGTTTCTCACACTGAAACTTCTTTAATATGAAATATAACTTTGGAAGATAACGGCAGAGTTACAGACAAGAAATGCAGTCCCATCCATATTTCAACTTGTGGCTCCATGACCAGTTCAATTACCCGCCGTATAACAGCTGATTCGATTCGTTACTGAAGATCGTTAGTTGAGTTTATGTGActgaatattttaaagaaacactTGAAGGGGAAATAAAGGGTGTAAAAACCAGACGTTTGAATCATTTCGTGTCATAATCTCGTTTTGTTATAACTCTATAACAAAGTCATGTCACCCTCCCTGCAAGTTTatcttttctttaaagaaaagctGCAGTGCCTCTTTTGGACAGCAGGTGGTGATGTTGAGCTGCAGTAGGCTCATCCAAAGGTCTCCATCAGTGATCACGGGGCAGCAGCTGGTGAGTAGAAAGTGTTCTCCCTCTTCTTAAAAATGACAACATGTAAAACGCTCAAACACATCAAAGTGAAAAATGCAATCGGTGGTCGTAGCTGTAAAAAGTGAAACCTTCACTGTATAATTAACTGT from Labrus bergylta chromosome 17, fLabBer1.1, whole genome shotgun sequence encodes the following:
- the thap1 gene encoding THAP domain-containing protein 1; this encodes MVQTCSAYGCKNRYNKDKDISFHKFPLARPDVCGKWVAAMRRNNFKPTKYSNICSQHFTKDCFKMECNNRVLKDNAVPSLFTLNLNMKTLEDPFTSEIHFPLSLPLTSDPVAAVMEEPGRSLPDIWGDTVSVSCDHNYTAEDSARQKKRIEQLEGQVGSLKKKLKTLQQKCRRQEIQLKRLKAACVKPKANHELPAAFGEGYVILPKHIYHTLKGREGLVLSV